The genome window ACTTCTATAAGATGTAATTTTTCGGTCTTGCTGTATTTTTTTATTTGAAATGCTTTCTTTTATTTATTAATTGAATTTAATTTTGAAAAATAGAAATTTGAAATTGCAAGAATGACAAGGTTTATCAAAGGCACAATAACATTTGCTGTTGGGTCTCCTACTACATAATGTATGATAGCAGCCGAAATATATAAGATTCCAAATCCTGCATAAGCCCATTCTTTTACTTTTGCGGAAAAAAATGGAGCCATTAAAACTATTGCTCCGATTAGTTTTGAAATCCCAACTTGAACTCTAAAATAATCAGGAAATCCAAAGTGCTTATATGATTCTACAATTTTTGTATCCGTAAAATACCAATAAACAGCAAGTAATGAACCTATGCTAATTAAACTTGTAGTTACCCAATAAATGATTTTGTCCTTCTTCATCCTAAATTATTTTATGGTTTCTAAATAACCTTTTCTTAATTCATCAGTTCCGCTTATTACATTTCCGAAGAAAGTTGTTTCTGTTTTGATACCACAAAATTCAAAAATACCTACTTCGATGGTTCTGAGCTGTGCTGTGAGCATAAGAGTTTCTTCATAAACAGCCGTTGGTGTATTCATGTTGATATATACGTGAGCTGTTTTTCCTTTTAATAAGCCTACAGGGCCATTTTCGGTAATCTGAAAAGCAAATCCATGCGAAAATACTCTATCAATAAACCCTTTTAACATCGCTGGCATTTGTGACCACCACATAGGGTAAACAATGGTCAAATGGTCTGCCCAAGTAATTGCTTCTTGATATTTCTGAATATCAGTTGGCATTTCTTTGCCCATAAACATAAATTCAATGTCGGGCATTGCCAAAACAGGATTAAAGCCTTCGCCATATAAGTCAATAATTTGTACTTCATCGCCTTTGGCTGTGGCTTTTGTTGCTACTTCATCTACAATTGCTTTTGTAAAACTAGCAGGGTTTAAGTGCGAAAAAATAATTAAATGTTTCATTTTATTTTAGATTTTAAATTTGTTACTATTTTGTTACTCCTCAGGTACTAAGAAACTAAGTTTCTAAGAGGCTAAGAACTTGATAATAAAAGCTACAGGGATATTTTGTTTTTTAAATAATGATTTTGGTAAAATAAAAAGCATTAATCGATACTAGGTTTTAGTCTTAGTGCCTTGTATCTTAGAATCTTAGTACCTGAGCAGTTACACTATCTTTTATGATTGAATTTTCAAAAGTTTTGTAGGCAAGTTTGTTTCATTGTTTTGATTTTTAACTTATTTTAGACTTTTTAGTCTATTTTATGTCGGGTTTTTAATGATTACTTAAATTTATTAAAATTGAAAATCGATTTAAAATAGACTAAAAAGTATATTTTTGGTTGAAAAAAAAACTAATTTGAATAATTAGTTAATTCCATTTTTAAACTTTTTATCAATCCACGCATCGGTTGTGCTGTATTCATGCAACGGCAGATAACAATGGCTCCTTCAATGGCAGATTGCGCTTTAAAAGCATAAATATCAGGCTGCAAGTCTTGGCTAAATTCTCCATCTTGAATGCCTTGTTTTAATATTTCAACAAAAACATTTTGACTTTGCTTAAAGGTTTCTCCTATTTTCTCTTTAATATACGGAAAATTATCATCAGCTTCTACCGCAAGGTTCATTAAAGGACAACCACCTTTGATATGCATTTGCAAAGGGTCTTTATAAAAATCAAAATAAGCAAATATTTTTCCTTTTGCGGTTTTCTCTTTGCTAATCAATGCCATCAAAGCAATGCCGTTAGACTCTATCATGTAGCTAACAACCTGTAACGAAAGTGCTTCTTTGTTTTCAAAATGGCCATAAAGACAGCCTTTTGTCAATTTTGTAGCCTCAAGAACATCATCAATATTTGTCCCTGAAATACCTTTTTGGTTATAAATAGGTGCTGCTGTTTCTATTATAAACTGTTTTGTTCTTTCTGCTTTTGTCATCATCACATTACTTTTTTGAATTGTAAAAATAAACCAAAAAGTTTATTTTATAACACTATTTTTTTAGTAAGTGAATTATACGGGCAAAGATATAGTATTCACTTTCAATACGCAAGTGTTTTTTTGTTTTATTTTTAAATAAGACAAAATATTTTTTATGCGTTTAATTGTAATACGTTACTGCTAATGTTTTTTTCGGCATTAACCTTTAAAATTTTTCAGAAGTTTTTGATTGCCTAGATGCAAAGTACAATATTGTCATAGAAATAATTTCTACCACTAGTGGTGGCAGTATTGCACTTGACCAGCCATCAACGATAACACTGTATATTCTACCAAAAAAAACGACTGTTATGAGCATTAGTGCCGATTGGTACCAAGTTTTGTTTTTGGTTAGCAATCCTGTAATTAGCATAAATCCGATGGCTACAAGTGTACCGCTGATGGCACCACGGAAGGTATTGTGAGCCAGAATACTATTCAAATCCACACCATACAATGCTACTGTATCTGATGGGAAAAACATATTTTTAAATCCTAAAAGTAATATCGATATGATATTGACTACAACTAAAATGTTTATTAATTTTTTCATCAATTGTATTTTTTTTACTTGAAATATTTTTGTCTTATGTGTTTTTAATTTTTCAATAACCCTATTTGTCCTAAATGATAGGATAGGTGATTGGTCCTACTCAAAACCACATTCAATTTATTTCGATGCGGTTCTTTTGCAAAATCTTCATCAGATACTGCTGTATGTTTTGCTAACCATTGTGTTGGCGTGAGCGATTTTAATTGAGATAGTACTGTATTATTGACCTCATTCCATTGGGTTCTTAATTGCTCTATACTTGGTTTGGGCAGTTCTGATTTGTCAGGGTTTTTGACAAATATCTCTAGCAGTTCGGGGTATAAACTTTCGCCAAATCCTAGTAGAGGCAACATGTTATCATGCACTGCAATAAGATGCCCCAATAAATAATGCCCTGTGTTTTTTGAAGCTGAAACTTCTTGAGATAATTGCTCGTCTGAAAAACTTTCAATTAGTTTTGAGGCTCTTTTAATAGTACTGCTAAATGTATCGAGTACGATTTTATATATGATTTCGTTTTCCATTTTTTGTTATTTAAAGTTGTCATCTAAAATTACTTTTTTATGATGAATCAAATGTTTTTCAATTTATTTTGGATGATGATTCGCTCTCATTATTATTTGTTTCAAATACTAATACGCTGGCCAATATGCATCCAAATAATAGAAGAAAGCTCATTTTTATGTTTCTCTTTTAGTATTTGTTCAGGATAATAAACGGGTTCGTCACTCAAGTCAAAAGTGCCATAGTGCATCGGAATCCATTTTTTGGCTTTTAAATCTTTGAATGCCCTAATTGCTTCACTAGGGCCGGTATGAGCATATTTCATAAACCATTGTGGTTCATAGGCACCAACGCCTATCATAGCAATGTCAATAGTATAGTCTTTGCCAATCTCGGCAAAGTGCTGTGCGTAGCCACTATCGCCAGCAAAGAAAATGGTTTTGTCTGCCTTTTTATCCTTAATCATAAAACCTCCCCAAAGATTTTTGTTGGTATCGGTTAGCCATCTTCTTGACCAATGCTGACTTGGCAGATAATCAATACTAATGTTATTTGAGGTGTTAAACTGTTGAAACCAACCTGCTTCTTGAATTTCATTTTTTACACCCCAACTTTTCAATATTTTTCCAATTTCTAAACCTGTTAGTATAATTGCCGAGGGATTGTATGCACACAATTGCAGAATACTTTCTTTATCAATATGATCCCGATGATTGTGAGAAAGTAGCAGGTAATCTACATTATTCAAATCGGGTATTTCAAAAGGCACTTTGGTATAGCGTTTTAAAAACCTATTTTCAGTAATTACGGGGTCTATCAACAATCGAGTACCATTCAAATCAATAATAAAACAAGCGTGGCCTACCGGAATTATGGCATTCACACTTTTATCCCTAATTTTATCAATTAGTTGCCAAGAAAGTGGCGAAACTTGATTTTTTTTAAGTTTGGTTATTGGGCTCTTATTCGTCTGCCATTTCAATACTTCTTTGAAACTATTAATGTGGTCGCCGTGCAAGTTGGTGTACAGTCCCTTGGGGTTGAGTTCATTCCCTTTCCAATTTTCTTTAATAAATTTTAAATCGGTATTGAATTTTTTTAGTGCCATTTTATGCTAGTTATTTATTAAGAATTGTCGGTGTCTTATTTAACTTTCTTTCCGTTTTTTACAAAAGTAATGGTTTCAGTACAATCATGCCCATGTGCCTACAGCTAAAGCTAGAGGCAATTGAAAAATATAAATACAGCCTAAATAGTTGCCTTTTTTGTTAAAAATGGAATTACTTTTTTTAGAAATTCTTCGTGATATTGAAATATACCACCATGCCCAGAATTAGGATAAATTACAACAGGTTCGGCATTGGGGAAACGCTTTGCCAAATCATACGAATTGGGTGTCGGTACCATTCTATCATTGTCGCCATTGGCTACTAATACTGGATGTTTAAAAACGCTTAAATCAGCAGGAGTTTCATGTCCCCAAGCTTCAATGGCTTTGAGTTGTGCTTTGAGTACGCTCAATTTTACACTTTTGTCTCTATTTTCAGATCTTTCTTTTAATCTTTTCAAGAAATCTTTGGCGGCTACTTTACCTTCTTTATTTTGGGTAAAGAATAAATAAAATTTAGGGTCTCTGAATGAAAATATCCCTTTGAAAATATCTTTATAAGTCAAACCAACCACATCGCTCACGCCTGCACCGCCTCTAGGGCCTGTACCTGCAAGAATGATTTTACGAGCCAAAGTGGGTTCTACCAAAAGTAATTCTTGAGTAATAAAACCACCCATTGAGAACGCAACAATATCTACTTGTTTGTAACCCAAGGCGTGAATAAAGGCAATAGCATCTTTGGCCATATCAGCAATGCTTTTGCCTTGTTTGCCTGTTGTAGCACCTACACCTCTGTAATCAAAAGAAATAATTTGACGTTCAGCCGCTATGGCGTCCATAATTCTTGGGTCGCAATTATCAAGGTTTGCCGTTAAGTGATTAAAATACACTACCGGTATATCGCCTGTTTTGCCATAAGAGCGGTAGGCAAATTTGATTCCGTTGGCTTCTACAAATTGAGTAGGAACGGTGGCGTAGGCATATTTGGCACTATCGCTTTGAGCATTTGATTTTAATAGTGTAGCTAACGTTAAAATTGTTAGCAGAAATATTTTTTTCATTTTGTTTATATCTTAAAGAGTTGATTTTGTTTTAGAAAAATAAATATTTGAAATGATGAGCGGTATCATAAAAAAAACAGGCATTGCTACAATATTTATAGGGTCGTTTGCTGCATAATGAGCAATGGTTGCCATGATAAACGTAATGCCAAAACCAGCATACGCCCATTCTTTTATTTTACTCGAAAAAACCGGAATAAGTAAAACAAGAACACCAATGACTTTGGCTATAGCAAGCTCTATTCTAAAAGCATCAGAGTAGCCTAAATGCTTAAATCCTTCTTCCATTTTTGGGTCAGTAACATACATGTAAGCACTCATTAACATGGTTAAACCTAACAAACCAGTTGATACCCAATAGATAATTTTATCTTTTTTCATTTTGATAAAATTTAAGCGTTATTTAATTGTTTAAGTATTGTTTTCTCTAAAAACCCATACGCAAAATGTTGTAAATTAACCAATACCGATAAGCCTTTTCCAACCAAGTTTCTAAATTTAGGTTTGTCTGTTTCAACAACTTTAAGCACTTTTGTTGCAACTTTAGAAGCATCCTCTCCTTGAGCAACTATAAAATCAGCATATTTTTGGCTTTTCGCTCTTAAAGAGTTGTAATCTTCAATTTTATTTACGGTTGTAGATGCATTAGACATAATGTTTGTTTTGAAAGAACCTGGTTCAATCATGGCTACACGAATGTTAAACTCTGTTAATTCATAGCGCAATGCTTTGTAATACCCTTCTAAAGCATGTTTAGAAGCGGCATAATAAGAAGTACTCGGAAAAGCAACTAGCCCAGTGATAGAGCCAACAGTTATGATTTTTCCCGATTTTTGTTTTCTAAAATAAGGTAAAATTGAATTTGTGACTTTGATAGTTCCCCAAAAGTTAGTTTCAAATTGTTTTCGGCCTAATTCTATCGGAATTTCTTCTGCAATACCATTGACCAAAAATCCCGCATTGTTAATCAAAACATCTAACTTGCCAATTTCTTTAAAAAGTCTTTCAGGCAAGGTATTTATTGACTCGTCTGAATCAAGGTCTAAAGCAACCATTTTGAAAGGGACTTGGGTTTTACTTGGGTTTCGGCTGGTGCCTATTACATTGTATCCGCTTTGATGCAATTGGTTAGCAATTAATAATCCAAACCCTGATGATGCTCCGGTAACTAAAATATTTTGTTTCATTTTATTGTATTTAAAAATTAATTTATAAATTTGCTTGCGTTTTGCAAGTACAAAGATAAACACATTCACTTGTTATTTGCAAGTGATTTTAAAAATATTTTTAATTTTTTTTTATGAAAACAACAAAAAAAAGATCCGATTGCCCTATTAGCTGCACTTTAGACGTGTTTGGCGACAAATGGTCGTTCTTGATAATTAGGGATTTATTATTTAAAAAAGAGTGCACTTATGGCGATTTTCTGAAGTCGGCAGAAGGAATTGCTACCAATATTTTAGCCAATAGATTGGTTACTTTAGAAGAAAATAAAGTAATCGAAAAATTAGAACACCCCACAAGTAAAGCCAAAGTGTTGTACCGATTAACCCCAAAAGGAATAGATTTACTCCCAGTTTTAATAGAAATTCATCTTTGGTTTGAAAAACATGGAACAATTCCAGACGAGATTAGAGAAATGCTTGAAATGGTAAAAAAAGACAAGGTTGGTTTTATAGAAAGTTTTACCAAAATGCTCCAAAGTTGATACTAATTATGTCCAGTTTAAAAAAGCATACATGCTATTCAATTTTTTGAATTTAAGTAAAAAATATTAAAGGGTTCGAACCGTAAAATTCAATAAGTATAAGGGTTTAGAATTATGGTCTTGATGCACCATCAAAAAGCCTGTAAAAACAAGTGCTTACAGGCTTTTAAGTTTCTTTTGAACTTCTTGATGCAAATTAAAACCTTTAAAACCTAAATTAAAGTCAAAAGATACCCTACTAGTGAACCGCCTAAAACTATAAAAGCACTATTAATTTTCTTGTAATTAAATGTTACAATAATACTTAATAAAGCGATTAAAATAGTTCGCCAATCTATTATAGTTTCCTTTCCCATTTCTAAGCATATAGAAATTATGATTGCTATTGATGCAACATTTACAGCATCCAAAAAGGTGGAAAACATTTTAGAATTCCGCATTTTTTTTACCAATGGATTTAATAATGCAACAAAAATAAAGGATGGTAAAAAAATGGCAATAGTTGAAATAATTGACCCTGAAAATCCATTAATTTGGTAACCGATAAAAGTTACTGACGAAAAAACTGGACCTGGCGTAAATTGCCCTACTGCGATTGCATCTATTAATTGTGTTCTCGACAAAAGTCCTGTTGCAACTAATTCTGCATCAAGAAAAGCGAAAAGTACATAGCCACTTCCGTATAAAATTGCACCAATTTTTAAGAAGATTAAGAATAAATTCAGGTTTGTTGGAGAAATTATATTGGTGTTTGAAACTTGAAAAAAAGTTAACGGAATAAAAGCATTTATACTTTTATTCGTGTTCTGTTTTAAATAATAAATCAATAATGCAATTATTCCTGCACCAAACATTAAAACTATTTCATTGTAATTTAGAAGTGAAAAAATCAAAACGACAGCTCCAATAATTCCCAATTGAATTGTTTTTAAGGATTTTTTTGCTAACGGAAATATTGCTGAAAGAATAATTGCAATGATTGCTGGTTTTATTCCATATAAAAAAGGTTTTACTTCAGGAATTTGTCCATATTCTTTATATAACCAAGCAAAAAATCCTGTTATGATTACTGCTGGAAAAATAAAACAAATTCCCGCTGTAATTAGTCCTTTCCAACCTGCTTTTTCGTGTCCGATGTGAATAGCCATTTCTGTACTATTTGGACCAGGAATTAAATTTGTTGCTCCGATTAAGTCAAGAAAATGTTGTTCGGTTAGCCACTTTTTTTTGAAGACTACTTCATCTTGCATCATCGCAATATGTACAGCTGGACCACCAAAACCAATAATGCCAAGTTTCAAAAATAATTTTGCTATTTCTTTTAAATTATTTTTCTCCGTCATTTTTATTTAATTTGGTATCAAACGACCATTTTCCTGCACCTTCAATCAAAAGAAAAATTCCCCCCAATAACATTGCCCAATCTGTTCTACTTCCGTGAAGCATTTCCCAAAAACCATCGTTTTTAAGAACTTCTGCTTTGGTTGTAGCGATTGCAACCAGCATAATTATAATAATTGGAATACTTGCCAAACGTGTAAAAAGTCCAATTAGGATTAATATGCCACAAAGTATTTCAAAAAAACCAACAAAACTGCCTAAAAATTCTGGCGATGGTAAACCAATTTTAGCAAATCTTCCTGCGCCCAATGTCTCAGGAAATAAAAATTTTTGTATTCCTTCTGAAAAAAATACTGCTCCAACCATTAGACGTACTAAAATGGTTGTTTTTGAATTATCTGTATTTATTATTTTCTGCAACATAATTAATTTTTTATTTGAAAATCTTGATTTGAAAATGGCGGAATTTTAGGAACGACGATTACATTGTATTCGTGATCTGTAGCTTGATGACAAGAATTGCAAGAATTTGTGAGATTTGTGTAATTTCTCTGAAACATTTCTTTATTCTTTTTTAGAATAGAATTACTTAAACTATCCATTGCTAAATTAATCATTCCAATAGATTTGGTTTCGGTTCTGTCGGAACAATATTTTTGAATTCCTTCTAAATTTTCTTTAATTTCATTCATTTCAAAATCGGCTAATTTCCAATTTTGATTTTCTCCTGCAAACCAAAGTTTAGCGTGATGAATTTGTATGCTACCCATAAACTCTCCAAATCCGGGCTTGTATGTTTCGGAAAGTTTATTTTCTAAACTGTCTATTTTAGTTTGCAAGACTTTAGTTTTATCTGCTTGTTGATTGCAAGAAACTACAATAAAAAGTAAAAGGATTAATGGAATATATTTTTTCATTTTAAGAGAGAATTTGTTATTTCTGTGATTTTTATCAAGCTGTTGCAAAACTTGTTTACACTGCCCACAAAATGACATTAATCTAACCCTATATCAGGTTGGATTTCCATCAAATTTAAGGGAGCCTTATCTTCGTAGTAAATATAATGTTTTATAAATTTATCAAAAAATAGTTTTTTCTGAAGTAAAAATGCCTCACGGAATTGCGATATATTCTTATTTATACGTTGTCTTTGTGCTTATCCTTTTGCACCAAATGTTTCAGATCGGGGTCATTTTTAATCCGCTCCAATTCGCTTTCTATAATCAGAACAATGTCTCGTTTTATCTGCTTATAATTGGCTTCTATTTCCTGTTTCATATTGTCTTTACCTTGAGCATCTACAAAAGATAAAATTTGCGGTAACTTCTGATAGTCTTTTGTCTCGGATACAACCTTTTCATTATCCACTACTATTTCAGAATGGAAAATCTTCTGCTCAATACGTTCATCAAAATTATCTGACACTGCGCCCACGAATATACCTTGTGTGAGTGTAGATATTTTGGAAGCGGGGATAAGACTGTCTAATTGTGTAGATATGGAAGTAGATTTATCGTTACGGTTAATAGTTATACTCTGTCGTTTCTGCAGTACTTTTCCGAAACGCTCCGAAAGGCTTTTTGCCGTTTCTCCAACAACTTGCCCGCTAAAAATATTACCTACCGTATTTTGAATAACCTTGCTTTCCTTGTCTCCGTAATCCCTTGTTAATTGGGAAAAATCTTGAAAGCCCAAACAAACTGCAACCTTATTACTACGGGCAGTTGCGATAAGATTGTCCAGCCCTCTAAAATATATCGTAGGCAATTCATCTATGATTACGGAACTTTTTAATTGCCCTTTTTTGTTGATGAGCTTTACAATTCTTGAATTGTACAATCCCAATGCTGCGGAGTAAATATTCTGGCGGTCGGGATTATTACCAACACACAAAATTTTAGGTGCTGCTGGGTTATTGATGTCTAAAGAAAAATCATCGCCCGTCATTACCCAATACAACTGTGGGCTAATCATTCTTGACAAAGGGATTTTTGCCGATGCAATCTGCCCCTGTAATTGGTCTTGCGCACCGCTTTGCCACGCATCCATAAAAGGGGATAAATAATTTTCCAAATCGGGATAGGAAGTTAAAATTGTGAATACGTCCGAATACTTTTTATTCAGCAATTCAATGGCGTGTGGGAATGTACAATACTTACCATCTTCATAGATTTTCAGATACCAAATAATGGCAGCCAATAGTATAATTGGACTTTCCACAAAAAAATCCCCTTGTTTCTGTATCCAAGACCTGTTGAGGTTCAGCATTATGGTATAAGCAGCTTCGTAAGCATCGGAAATGTCCGTCATAAAATCAGGATTAAGCGGATTACAACGATGACTCTTACGTGGATCGTCAAAATTGATGACGTAAAATTTGGGCTGAACTTTATACTTATCCTGATGCATTAATAAATGATTGTAGGCAATGGTAGAAAGGTCATCAAACTTGAAATCGTAGATGTACATCGAAAATCCTTTTTCAATCTGTTGTTTGATGTAATTATTGATAATTGCATACGATTTTCCTGAACCCGGAGTTCCCAAAACAATCGTTGCCCGAAAAGGATTGACTATGTTAATCCAGCCATTGTTCCATTTTCCTTTGTAGTAAAATTTTGTAGGAAGATTGACAGAATATTCGTTTTCTATCAGTTTGGTTTCCTGTTGGAAACTCTCGTTTTCATTATTGAAAACATCGTCCATCAGATTAGTGCGGAGCAATCGGCTCATCCAAACTCCGGCTACCATTAAAGCGATATAACCTAAACCTGTGGTAAGGATATAAAGGATTGGAGCGGTAATTATTGATAGCTTTAATAAGGGTGTGTTCAGAAAAAACAGAACAAAGCCAATCCCCAAAGCCACATAAATTTTAGACCAGGTTATTTTTTCATTCTTTACACCTTTTGTACCTAAACAGCTTAGTGCCAATAATACCAAAGCAAACAGCTTGGTATATAAGCTATGCGAAAACAGCCCGGCGGTACGTTGAAAATTGCCTAATATTTTATTGATTACTTCTAAAGTCCAGCCACGTTCCATAAAGAAACCGTAGCAGAACCAATAAAAGTGCATCAGTACCAAAAGAATACTTACTGCCCGCATAAATGCCATAATCTTGGCAAGTCCTCGTAAATCATCTTCTCCCTGCATTATTTTAATTTTTAATGTTCGGGCTTGAATTTAAAGACTGTGCAGCTCGGCTATAAGAATGTGGCAGTCAATGGCAGTTCGTGGCAGTGTTTGGCTTGTACAAAATAAATTTACGTTATTACGGAAAACCGTAAGTAATAAAAACTTAAAACTTGTAGTTTTAACGAAATTTAAAAATTATAGTTATGGCAGAATTTGACGAAAATGACTTGGTTCATAAAGATTATGAAAACAAGACAACTACTGGCGATGACCCAGAATATACAGGCACTAAAGACAGAGTTCGTGTAAACAAAAAAGAACGTTATGAAGTAATAGACTTTTGTAACGAGTTTATGAAAACCCACGATTTAAAAAATAAATCCAGTTTTCAAAAAATTGAAGAAATAATAAGACTTCCAGAAGCTAGTAACATTGTAATGCGAGATAAACTAAATGAATTTGTTACTCAAAATTGGAAAAAATAGTAGTAGGAACATTTCTTTATAGATTTGGACTATCCGATAAATTTGATACTTTTCTCGGATAGTTTGATTTTATCTTTAATTACCAGTATTCCTTTTTCTTTTCTTCTTCATCTTATTAGTAAAATCCTGTTCCTCATAATCTTCGCCCTGTGTTTCGGGCAATAAACCGCCTAATGCTTCAATCAAGCCGTCTTCGTGTTTTTCAATAGTATTCAAGAAATTGAATAATTGGTGCGGTTCTTCCGCAGGAAGACCTGCATCATTTGGTCTTGATATTTTCGATTGTAGTTTAACCGGCTCTTTAATGTCGGGTTTGATATTAATGTCGGGTTTGATATTATTGTTCCAATAATCATTAAAGGTATTGGCAGAAAGTTCCTTACTTAAACGTGATTCGTTCCAAACTGCTTTTGAATTATGGTCAATAAAAGTTATTCCGTAAATACGTCCTGTGTCATTCCTGCGTA of Flavobacterium marginilacus contains these proteins:
- a CDS encoding DoxX family protein codes for the protein MKKDKIIYWVTTSLISIGSLLAVYWYFTDTKIVESYKHFGFPDYFRVQVGISKLIGAIVLMAPFFSAKVKEWAYAGFGILYISAAIIHYVVGDPTANVIVPLINLVILAISNFYFSKLNSINK
- a CDS encoding NAD(P)H-dependent oxidoreductase — its product is MKHLIIFSHLNPASFTKAIVDEVATKATAKGDEVQIIDLYGEGFNPVLAMPDIEFMFMGKEMPTDIQKYQEAITWADHLTIVYPMWWSQMPAMLKGFIDRVFSHGFAFQITENGPVGLLKGKTAHVYINMNTPTAVYEETLMLTAQLRTIEVGIFEFCGIKTETTFFGNVISGTDELRKGYLETIK
- a CDS encoding TetR/AcrR family transcriptional regulator, producing the protein MMTKAERTKQFIIETAAPIYNQKGISGTNIDDVLEATKLTKGCLYGHFENKEALSLQVVSYMIESNGIALMALISKEKTAKGKIFAYFDFYKDPLQMHIKGGCPLMNLAVEADDNFPYIKEKIGETFKQSQNVFVEILKQGIQDGEFSQDLQPDIYAFKAQSAIEGAIVICRCMNTAQPMRGLIKSLKMELTNYSN
- a CDS encoding DUF4345 family protein, producing the protein MKKLINILVVVNIISILLLGFKNMFFPSDTVALYGVDLNSILAHNTFRGAISGTLVAIGFMLITGLLTKNKTWYQSALMLITVVFFGRIYSVIVDGWSSAILPPLVVEIISMTILYFASRQSKTSEKF
- a CDS encoding DinB family protein, giving the protein MENEIIYKIVLDTFSSTIKRASKLIESFSDEQLSQEVSASKNTGHYLLGHLIAVHDNMLPLLGFGESLYPELLEIFVKNPDKSELPKPSIEQLRTQWNEVNNTVLSQLKSLTPTQWLAKHTAVSDEDFAKEPHRNKLNVVLSRTNHLSYHLGQIGLLKN
- a CDS encoding MBL fold metallo-hydrolase; translated protein: MALKKFNTDLKFIKENWKGNELNPKGLYTNLHGDHINSFKEVLKWQTNKSPITKLKKNQVSPLSWQLIDKIRDKSVNAIIPVGHACFIIDLNGTRLLIDPVITENRFLKRYTKVPFEIPDLNNVDYLLLSHNHRDHIDKESILQLCAYNPSAIILTGLEIGKILKSWGVKNEIQEAGWFQQFNTSNNISIDYLPSQHWSRRWLTDTNKNLWGGFMIKDKKADKTIFFAGDSGYAQHFAEIGKDYTIDIAMIGVGAYEPQWFMKYAHTGPSEAIRAFKDLKAKKWIPMHYGTFDLSDEPVYYPEQILKEKHKNELSSIIWMHIGQRISI
- a CDS encoding alpha/beta fold hydrolase; translation: MKKIFLLTILTLATLLKSNAQSDSAKYAYATVPTQFVEANGIKFAYRSYGKTGDIPVVYFNHLTANLDNCDPRIMDAIAAERQIISFDYRGVGATTGKQGKSIADMAKDAIAFIHALGYKQVDIVAFSMGGFITQELLLVEPTLARKIILAGTGPRGGAGVSDVVGLTYKDIFKGIFSFRDPKFYLFFTQNKEGKVAAKDFLKRLKERSENRDKSVKLSVLKAQLKAIEAWGHETPADLSVFKHPVLVANGDNDRMVPTPNSYDLAKRFPNAEPVVIYPNSGHGGIFQYHEEFLKKVIPFLTKKATI
- a CDS encoding DoxX family protein yields the protein MKKDKIIYWVSTGLLGLTMLMSAYMYVTDPKMEEGFKHLGYSDAFRIELAIAKVIGVLVLLIPVFSSKIKEWAYAGFGITFIMATIAHYAANDPINIVAMPVFFMIPLIISNIYFSKTKSTL
- a CDS encoding SDR family NAD(P)-dependent oxidoreductase, which codes for MKQNILVTGASSGFGLLIANQLHQSGYNVIGTSRNPSKTQVPFKMVALDLDSDESINTLPERLFKEIGKLDVLINNAGFLVNGIAEEIPIELGRKQFETNFWGTIKVTNSILPYFRKQKSGKIITVGSITGLVAFPSTSYYAASKHALEGYYKALRYELTEFNIRVAMIEPGSFKTNIMSNASTTVNKIEDYNSLRAKSQKYADFIVAQGEDASKVATKVLKVVETDKPKFRNLVGKGLSVLVNLQHFAYGFLEKTILKQLNNA
- a CDS encoding winged helix-turn-helix transcriptional regulator; this encodes MKTTKKRSDCPISCTLDVFGDKWSFLIIRDLLFKKECTYGDFLKSAEGIATNILANRLVTLEENKVIEKLEHPTSKAKVLYRLTPKGIDLLPVLIEIHLWFEKHGTIPDEIREMLEMVKKDKVGFIESFTKMLQS
- the chrA gene encoding chromate efflux transporter, with translation MTEKNNLKEIAKLFLKLGIIGFGGPAVHIAMMQDEVVFKKKWLTEQHFLDLIGATNLIPGPNSTEMAIHIGHEKAGWKGLITAGICFIFPAVIITGFFAWLYKEYGQIPEVKPFLYGIKPAIIAIILSAIFPLAKKSLKTIQLGIIGAVVLIFSLLNYNEIVLMFGAGIIALLIYYLKQNTNKSINAFIPLTFFQVSNTNIISPTNLNLFLIFLKIGAILYGSGYVLFAFLDAELVATGLLSRTQLIDAIAVGQFTPGPVFSSVTFIGYQINGFSGSIISTIAIFLPSFIFVALLNPLVKKMRNSKMFSTFLDAVNVASIAIIISICLEMGKETIIDWRTILIALLSIIVTFNYKKINSAFIVLGGSLVGYLLTLI
- a CDS encoding DoxX family protein, whose product is MLQKIINTDNSKTTILVRLMVGAVFFSEGIQKFLFPETLGAGRFAKIGLPSPEFLGSFVGFFEILCGILILIGLFTRLASIPIIIIMLVAIATTKAEVLKNDGFWEMLHGSRTDWAMLLGGIFLLIEGAGKWSFDTKLNKNDGEK